From the Lathyrus oleraceus cultivar Zhongwan6 chromosome 4, CAAS_Psat_ZW6_1.0, whole genome shotgun sequence genome, one window contains:
- the LOC127076646 gene encoding very-long-chain aldehyde decarbonylase CER1 — protein MDLVPLLCTKTLASSSITFLSIKMASRPGILTEWPWAPLGSFKWVILTPFVANSTYSFLFNSSEEKDLSNFLIFPYMMIRMLHDQIWISLSRHRTAKGKNRIVDKGIEFEQVDRESNWDDQILFNALIFYIGQMLVPESRKLPIWRTDGVVMTILLHTGPVEFLYYWLHRALHHHYLYSRYHSHHHSSIVTEPITSVIHPFAEHIAYFLLFAIPLYTTAITKTASIASFAGYLAYIDFMNNLGHCNFEFIPKIIFTIFPILKYTMYTPSFHSLHHTQFRTNYSLFMPIYDYIYGTVDKASETLYEKSLKKEDSTLDVVHLTHLTTPESIYHLRLGFSSLASSPQSSSWYLYFMWPFTFWSVLVTWFYGQTFVLERNSFEMLNLQSWVIPRFHVQYLFKWQRETLNKLIEEAILQAELSKVKVLSLGLSNQGDLLNRYGELYIKRYPQLKIKIVDGSSLGVAIVLNSIPKETNEVFLCGRLDKVSYAIVNALCERGTKVTTMYRDDYENLLLRLSVESKNNLVFPGSNSAKIWLVGDQCDEIEQKKAPKGALFIPISQFPPKKLRKDCFYLSTPAMITPPSLANVHSCENWLPRRVMSAWRIAGILHALEGWNVHECGEVMFSIEKIWQASLQHGFRPLKINHPLA, from the exons ATGGACTTGGTTCCATTATTATGCACAAAAACCTTAGCCTCTTCTTCTATAACTTTTCTTAGCATAAAAATGGCTTCCAGACCAGGCATACTCACTGAATGGCCATGGGCACCTCTCGGGAGTTTCAAG TGGGTGATTTTGACACCATTTGTAGCAAACAGCACATACTCTTTCTTGTTCAACAGTTCAGAAGAAAAAGACCTAAGCAACTTCCTCATCTTCCCATATATGATGATCAGAATGCTTCATGACCAAATTTGGATCTCTCTTTCTCGTCATCGAACCGCCAAAGGCAAAAACAGAATCGTCGACAAAGGGATCGAGTTCGAACAAGTCGATCGAGAAAGCAACTG GGATGATCAAATATTATTCAATGCATTGATATTTTATATTGGTCAAATGTTGGTACCAGAGTCACGTAAATTGCCTATATGGAGAACTGATGGTGTGGTTATGACAATTCTTCTGCATACTGGACCAGTGGAGTTTCTATATTATTGGTTGCATAGAGCACTTCATCATCATTATCTTTACTCTAGATATCATTCTCATCATCATTCTTCCATTGTTACAGAACCAATAACTT CTGTGATACATCCATTTGCAGAACATATAGCATACTTTCTGCTATTTGCAATTCCATTATACACAACAGCAATTACAAAAACAGCATCTATAGCATCCTTTGCTGGTTATCTTGCTTACATTGATTTCATGAATAATTTGGGTCACTGTAATTTTGAGTTCATTCCAAAGATCATTTTCACCATCTTTCCTATCCTTAAGTATACCATGTATACACCATC GTTTCACTCACTGCATCATACACAATTTCGAACCAACTATTCCCTCTTTATGCCAATATATGATTACATTTATGGAACTGTTGACAAAGCTTCAGAAACATTATATGAGAAATCATTGAAGAAAGAAGATAGTACACTAGATGTTGTGCATTTAACACATCTCACAACACCTGAATCAATCTATCATCTAAGATTGGGATTTTCTTCCTTAGCATCTTCACCTCAATCTTCTTCATGGTACCTCTATTTCATGTGGCCATTCACTTTTTGGTCTGTTCTTGTCACTTGGTTTTATGGTCAAACTTTTGTTCTTGAGAGAAACTCTTTTGAAATGCTCAATTTGCAATCATGGGTTATTCCAAGATTTCATGTACAA TATCTTTTTAAATGGCAAAGAGAAACATTGAATAAACTTATAGAAGAAGCAATACTTCAAGCAGAACTCAGCAAAGTTAAGGTTCTAAGTTTAGGTCTTTCAAATCAG GGAGACTTGTTGAATAGATATGGTGAACTATACATTAAAAGGTATCCCCAACTTaagataaagattgttgatggAAGTAGCTTGGGTGTGGCTATTGTTCTTAATAGCATTCCAAAAGAAACAAATGAAGTTTTTCTTTGTGGTAGACTTGATAAGGTTTCATATGCCATTGTCAATGCTTTATGTGAAAGGGGTACCAAG GTTACAACAATGTATAGAGATGATTATGAGAATCTTCTCTTAAGACTCTCTGTAGAGTCCAAAAATAATTTGGTTTTCCCAGGTTCTAATTCAGCAAAG ATATGGCTAGTTGGAGACCAATGTGATGAAATAGAACAAAAAAAAGCACCAAAAGGAGCATTGTTCATACCAATTTCTCAATTCCCTCCAAAGAAACTCCGAAAAGATTGCTTCTATCTTAGCACACCAGCCATGATAACTCCACCTTCTTTAGCCAATGTCCACTCCTGCGAG AATTGGCTGCCAAGACGAGTGATGAGTGCGTGGCGAATTGCCGGAATATTGCATGCCTTAGAAGGTTGGAATGTTCATGAATGTGGAGAAGTCATGTTTAGCATTGAGAAGATATGGCAAGCAAGTCTGCAGCATGGATTTAGGCCATTGAAGATTAATCATCCTCTTGCTTGA